The DNA region AAATTTACATCCTTGGTTCTTAACAGTTAACTTCCGGTGCTAAACTTGACAAAGTTCAAGTCACTGTGGATTGAAATATGCAGcattttgacaaataaaaatattctTGAAATAAACagatctttaaaatgttttgcagaGAAGTTGTTAATTATTATGTTTGTAGCCTTGTAACCATTAGTACCGAGGTgcttatatttttattaaattgtgcATTCATATAAAGACACTATAGATTAGTAGACTAGAtctaaaaagagaaatgtttgtCCTATTTCTGCTGCGTATGTAACTACTGAAACATCTGGCTGTCATGTAAGCAAACCACCTGCCCAGGTATTTTGGTTTTGGCCGTCTTTGGATTGACATCTGCTTTCTTTAGCTTAGTCCCggaaaatggataaataaagagGTCGAGGAAGAAGATttcacaaaaagagaaagataagGTGTCAGTTTTGAAATTATTGTTCTTGTGGTGAACCGCAGTCTGTCCCTGATGGAAGCATAGGTTTGTGGATTCAGCCAAACTTGCCTACATCCGTAAGTAACTcatataatgtatatttaaagaaTCCATTGAATTGCATATCCAGATAAAGAAACTAGgatttatatttttgaaatgtcGGTTCAGTGAGCACCAGGAGACATTTTGTGTTGATAATTTGAAAATTAAGTTTATGGTAGTGcccacatttttttaatttttaatcaaatgtgGGAGAAGTTAGTTAATGGAACAGACTCTTCTTGATTCTCAAGAACTGATGACCATTCACCACAAGCATTGCTTAATAGTCACACTGTGTGAAACAGCAAAAATCTACcttgaatatttaaattgtgtttaagAAGTGAGAAGCGCTTGCAAAGCAATCCCACCACTAATAAACTCAATGATAGATAGaatgatatatttgtattaattccTTCAGCTTTGATCCATAATGTTCTGGATCTCTGAGAGGAACTTTGGAAAATACAAGTTGTACATGAACAGTTGTATTGTGTAATCAAAGCCAAACAGAGTTAAACAACACAATTTTAAAACAGTGATGCTTCTTTTCTTCACAGACCTGCAGTCTGATGCATTTCGAGATGACACCCCCACACTTCCACCGAGCAGCGCTCCGGCCCTCTACTGATTTAACCACAAAAACACCTGCTCCTCTGATGACCCCGAGAAGAAAAGTCCTTATCACAGATGTCAAGGAAACATTGCAACCAGGTTTTTCCAGAGACAGAAGATGCGTGGGCTGCAAACCAGTGTAAAGCAAGCACAGCACAGATGTGATTTAGAGGTCAGATATTGAGACAGCTTCACTACAACTGTGACATTACAATGCTTTGAGTTTTGTCAGcatgtacacaaacataaatacaaaataacataTTCTCACGCACACAATAGTCAGCTTGCGGATGTTGGTGGTAGTTGAGcaatatgtgtttttaaaaagtctttgCTGACATGGTAACTTTCATTTCCCTTGTTAATTCCACATTTTTAAGGGATTGATGAGGTCATAGAATTTCCTCTCATGGTAACAAAATCTTCTTTAGTTTGTTCATAACCACACTACGTCTGTGGTTGTTATACAGCCATTTACTTAATTAAACATCTTCCTCATCGATCAACTTTTGATCCGGCAGGTTTCTTCTGGGGACATGTTCCAGCTCATACCTTCACAGTGTACAGTATTTAGTAAAGCGCAGTAAAATGTGCCGGCTGTTCTCGACATCGACTCGctgtttttgctttttcttgAAATTGTTGAGCGTTGTAAGTTTGACTGATCACATTATATCATGACATTATTGCATCTATATCTCATGGAGGCAGACATGTTCTCGACATCGACTCGctgtttttgctttttcttgAAATTGTTGAGCGTTGTAAGTTTGACTGATCACATTATATCATGACATTATTGCATCTATATCTCATGGAGGCAGACATGTGCTATGACATAATGTCACCGTTACAGACAAAATTTTCCAAAAGGtttaatttttctttattcagtcaAACAAAAAAGAGGGCAGTTCTAGTCGCTTTTCATTACAACAGTTGTAGATGCCACAGAGATTTGTAGAAATGTGTACTTAAGTTTGTGTATAGGCTGATCAGTGATATAACTTGTTTATATGCAAAAGTTGTTGCATTACTGTAACATTTTCATTATGAATACATGAAGTGAATACAGGAAATTATTTTTGGATGGTTTATaccactttttttaattaaagaaacattctaatatattacattacatttttttttatataataataataatcaaccATTATATTACTGGATCCACCTACATCATTACAGCTTTACAAACTGTTTAAATTGACAGTATGTTTGAATTGTcatcagaaaatatttttttgcaacAACTTGTTCAAGATGAAGTTATGATCAGCTTTAGTGATATCTTGCAGGAAAGGGTGTATGGTGTTGAAAGTATAGAAGTATATAGATGCATAAATGATGAAAGGTACTAATTGCTAAAAAGTGCAGTGAGACCAAACTTAGACTTGTAAGAAGGGAGCAGAGAAAGAACTTATATGTAATGAagagaggagatgtgaacaaACAACAGTTACTGAGAACAACTTGAAGTAAATATTCACTTATTGTATGTGTTTTGGGAGAAGATGTGATCaataaaattacattaaaacGCTTTTCATATTGCAACATTTTTAAGGagggtttattttgtgttacaTGACATTACAGCATCAGGATGTTTTACTTAAAACTGCATTATTTACTGTAAGCACAATGCATTTGATTCAGAGACATTAGTTTCTGAGACATTGCAAAAAATACCATTCATATATTTTGTACAAATATGtaacatttgttttacattttttgtaatttcagaaatagtgtgtttttatttgaaatgttatcAAATTTTACATTAATGACATATAACCTTTTTGTTCAGATTACAATCTCTTTCCCACAAAGACTTATACTGATATATGAGAATCAGTGTAGAAATCTTGTGACAGAGTCTTGGGTGTGTGCATCACAGATGGGCGTGTATAAAACATACTTAAACGCACAACAGCTGCATAACTTCCTGCCTGCAGCGTTAGTGCAACATCAACAGGCTGCTGAATCTGTAAGTTCAACTATGACAAAAATtctattatacatttttttactttaataattttaccttttttaataattcatctttattcaagcttatttaatttaaacaaatatctcatacaattatttattagtAGTTATTAAAGTTatgcttttatttaatcttttacaATTAATATTTGTCTCACATATGATTATTTCATAATTAATTTAAGTATGAAATCAAAGCATGGCAATCATTTTGACAACTTCTCCATCTACATCTTTAACAAACCATGGATTGCATTGAATTATACATACATATCATGGACAACTGTTAGTTATTGAAtattaaaggttttatttttctcacatcAGCAGCACAATATTAAAGCAATGGTATCTTTCTGACAGCTTCTCCAGCCACAGCTTCAACTGACCATGGATTATTACGGAGATTATAACTTCACTGAAAATCACACTCTCGACATTTTGCCCCCAAAGATTCAACCAATCCAGATAGTGGCTCTGGTCCTCTATGGCCTTGTGGTCCTGCTCGGTGTCCCTGGAAATGCTCTGGTGGTTTGGGTGACGGGGTTCCGCATGTCTCGCTCCGTCACCTCCCTCTGGTTCCTCAACCTCGCCCTGGCTGACCTCCTGTgctgcctctccctccctctgctcatgGTCCCTTTAGCCCACGATGATCACTGGCACTTTGGCCCGCTGGCGTGCACGCTGTTCAAAGGCCTGTTTTACCTGGTGATGTACTGCAGCGTCCTGCAGCTGGTGTTGATCAGCGTGGATCGCTGGTTGATGGTCAGCAAACCCATCTGGTGCCAGAACAGCAGACGACCAAAGCAGGCCGTCTGTGGGTGCATTGCCGTCTGGTTCCTGGCCCTGGTCGGCAGCATCCCTCAGTTTGTCTACACCAAGGAGATCAAAGTAGGTGAAGACAAGCGAGAGTGTCTGACAGTCAACACAGTGCTTAGCGCCTGGAgcatcttcttcctccgcttCTTCTTGGgattcttcctccctttcttgGTCATTGTGATCTGTCACTTGATGGTGTACCGGAGAACACAGAGCGGCCTGACCAGAGGTCGGACCCGCTCCAAGCGAACACTGCGTATCATCCTTGCTGTGGTGCTGAGCTTCTTCGTGTGCTGGCTCCCCCTGCACATTGTGGACTTCCTCTTATTAATCACACCTCGAAGTTCCCTTCACAGCCCCAAAATCTACATGGCACACATTTTATCACTCTGGCTGGCTTACTTCAACAGTTGCCTCAACCCTCTGCTGTATGTGTGCCTCGGCCGAAGCTTCAAAGAGAGTATGAACCGCTCGCTGCGCAACATGTTCAATTTCATCAGCGAGGATCCCACTATCAGGGCCAGTACAACGGACACCAGGAGCACATGCAATGGAAAGGAAATGATGAAAATATGATGGTGCGTTGACTTATATATGTACTGAGGTTTGGTATCAGAAGTGCATTCATTTATCTCATCATTTCAAgtttaaagacaaaaagacagacaaTGAATGATTCCACATTTGGAAGTGGTCGGTTGAAAGAGAATAGAAATTTGAAGTTGAATGAATACAACTTGAATATTTTCATTAAGGCAATTTTAAAAGATTTGTTGATTTTGCTGTATGATGCTTTATACAATACATTGGTGAAATAAACTCTGACT from Platichthys flesus chromosome 4, fPlaFle2.1, whole genome shotgun sequence includes:
- the c5ar1 gene encoding C5a anaphylatoxin chemotactic receptor 1 codes for the protein MDYYGDYNFTENHTLDILPPKIQPIQIVALVLYGLVVLLGVPGNALVVWVTGFRMSRSVTSLWFLNLALADLLCCLSLPLLMVPLAHDDHWHFGPLACTLFKGLFYLVMYCSVLQLVLISVDRWLMVSKPIWCQNSRRPKQAVCGCIAVWFLALVGSIPQFVYTKEIKVGEDKRECLTVNTVLSAWSIFFLRFFLGFFLPFLVIVICHLMVYRRTQSGLTRGRTRSKRTLRIILAVVLSFFVCWLPLHIVDFLLLITPRSSLHSPKIYMAHILSLWLAYFNSCLNPLLYVCLGRSFKESMNRSLRNMFNFISEDPTIRASTTDTRSTCNGKEMMKI